The genomic region AAACCATAGTTTTGGTTTGGTTTTTTATTTCTTATTATATTTTTAATTACTTTATTTGCCTTTTTGTTAAATAGTTTTTTTACATTTAAATAGAATATTTTTTTATTAAAAATAATATAAGATAATTTTTATCTTGAACTACACAATCTATAAACAAGGATGATTTAGATGGGAAAAATTACCAAAACTCTAACAAGCAAACTTACTTTTTTTGTATTTTTAGCAATTATAGCTATTTTGTTTATAGCAAATGCTTTTAATTATATTGAAGTAAAACATGATGTACAAAAACTCATTAACGATATACAAATTAAAACCATGCAAGATGTTTTAAAAAGCTTTGATGATTACACTGCCTCAAGAAGTGATGCTATAAAAGCTGTTGCAGCTGAAATTCAAAAAAAACCTAATGCAAGTTTAGAGGAAATCTATACTATGGTTAAAGTCGCAAAAGAAGCAAGTCGTTTTGATGTTTTATATGTAGGACTTGCCAAAAACGGCGCAATGATTAGATCAAATGGAAATCATCAAATGCCTTCTGATGGATATGATCCAAGAACTAGAACTTGGTATACAAGCGTTAGCACTGGAGAAGATAAAGTTGTTGTTTCAAAACCTTATATAGCTCCAAGTCTAAAAGCTCCTTCTTTGGCTTTTTCATATCCTATTGTTGTAGATGGTAAATTTATAGGTGCAGTTGGTGGAAATTACGATTTAAATACTTTTTCAGATAATGTATTAG from Campylobacter sp. CNRCH_2014_0184h harbors:
- a CDS encoding cache domain-containing protein, with the translated sequence MGKITKTLTSKLTFFVFLAIIAILFIANAFNYIEVKHDVQKLINDIQIKTMQDVLKSFDDYTASRSDAIKAVAAEIQKKPNASLEEIYTMVKVAKEASRFDVLYVGLAKNGAMIRSNGNHQMPSDGYDPRTRTWYTSVSTGEDKVVVSKPYIAPSLKAPSLAFSYPIVVDGKFIGAVGGNYDLNTFSDNVLAMGKSQSGYTVVLDDEGTVLFHESSKALLTKDDLSQNIIKSYLSTPEGKKGQLSNEPMIIEDGTAPRKAVICQESSTGYNVCVIADEKIYKDPVNNALIKQIIIGTISLIIALVIIRFMINYNLSPLKKI